In Ignavibacteria bacterium, the following are encoded in one genomic region:
- a CDS encoding HU family DNA-binding protein, translating to MAKTKGQIVTHIADKTTTTKKVAGTFLDELVKLAYKEAKNSFTIPGLGKLVLVNRKARMGRNPATGEAIKIPAKKVVKFRVAKAAKDSILGAKK from the coding sequence ATGGCAAAAACAAAAGGCCAAATCGTTACTCATATCGCGGATAAAACCACGACAACCAAAAAAGTCGCAGGAACATTTCTTGACGAATTAGTAAAACTCGCTTACAAGGAAGCGAAAAATTCTTTCACGATTCCGGGATTAGGAAAACTCGTGCTTGTTAATCGTAAAGCAAGAATGGGAAGAAATCCCGCTACCGGTGAAGCAATAAAAATTCCTGCAAAGAAAGTTGTCAAATTTCGCGTCGCAAAAGCCGCAAAGGATTCAATTCTCGGCGCAAAGAAGTAA